The Zobellia alginiliquefaciens genome contains a region encoding:
- a CDS encoding HEAT repeat domain-containing protein yields MAFITPPKVNTDILWGLSIVFVVLAVVYFISVFFFRNKISATAARTKKRKKELSPMISEFLFYEEDADKGEKSNYISLKIEIRELLKDHFNRKVLVEVLLDLRKDVSGDTQIRLFKLYQDLGLQKDAFKKLKSWRWEVISKGILELTQMQVVTAYGFITKFINHKTATIRKQAEIATVTLKPEGINYFLDTTRYKISEWQQLKLLDVLRNQENYEPPRFRMWLTSKNKHVVLFALRLIKYYNQNDANSSLIELVKHKNYQIREEAIGCIKEFYVVEAIPTLKAIFKKCNTDGKIAVLGAISELGSVDDIDFLKNVAKKENNFSVSSKALAAINTISPETVMPSEGLEKPKAYIAETEESDALEHIDAENPLSVIPEDEIVILPVAEKNQEEERGQEELPEVDTVITDSTIDQTAIDSIEICPPDTKEDSEVHEVSFKELMVPEEKYRPNKNEDPIEFVQITEILVVDPVIVTGFLSKTENIQIENFSDPSLQLDFLPVVIDNPVYPNQPTIKYRPMADSENNNLDVRCIEVEYEEVASDTQPEGLPKQSIFDIAKIDFLPIVIDDQELKFDEVDTKKDVNSKDTSADKDYEELQELIDEVNELNFLPIVMDSEVVEEQDLSEVSLEGGMSESANSLDGFTLSDFEIDFENAEEVLPLQNEEMCGETVNSDFPEPEVNEAEDVMTWLMGENELRDIELEYEVVSSKELSNPLLDLIPEPIYYNEHEAYMMGLLDDLEEMGDHREIPLLQELLAEETESFVKDRINSLIEQFSYLETTLKKVIGKPQQQADEELPVFSVFADLFKNIDTESKLILLNEVVSVGDEKEIDFLDGLLEDPNPKIRKKAQEALKLLVEKVSRKTEFEKDLLPRPLEALPIDLSILEPFTVSTSKKATYVPKKHGNKYDREEVVDFDFELDDTQVLDKKYDQKTLNIDVKAIDVSPNEGSFLNTIIDFPRKFIGKLNG; encoded by the coding sequence ATGGCATTTATTACGCCACCAAAAGTAAACACGGACATTCTGTGGGGGCTATCTATTGTGTTCGTTGTTCTAGCTGTGGTGTATTTCATTTCGGTTTTCTTTTTTAGAAATAAAATATCTGCAACAGCGGCACGTACCAAGAAAAGAAAGAAGGAACTCTCACCCATGATCAGTGAGTTTCTATTTTATGAAGAAGATGCGGATAAAGGAGAAAAATCCAACTATATCTCTTTAAAGATTGAAATAAGGGAGCTACTAAAGGATCATTTCAATAGAAAAGTTCTAGTAGAAGTGCTTTTAGACCTTAGAAAGGACGTTTCGGGAGATACCCAAATTCGTCTTTTTAAGCTGTATCAAGATTTGGGACTTCAAAAAGATGCATTTAAAAAATTGAAAAGCTGGCGTTGGGAAGTGATCTCCAAAGGAATTTTGGAACTTACCCAAATGCAGGTGGTAACGGCCTATGGTTTTATAACTAAGTTCATTAACCACAAAACAGCAACCATCAGAAAGCAGGCAGAAATTGCTACAGTTACCCTAAAACCAGAAGGGATTAACTATTTTCTTGACACTACACGCTATAAAATATCTGAATGGCAACAGTTAAAATTGCTGGATGTACTCAGGAACCAGGAGAATTATGAACCACCAAGGTTTAGAATGTGGTTAACGTCCAAGAACAAACATGTTGTTTTGTTCGCTCTTAGGCTCATTAAATATTACAATCAGAATGATGCCAATTCTTCGCTTATAGAACTGGTGAAACACAAGAATTACCAAATAAGGGAAGAGGCAATTGGCTGCATTAAAGAGTTTTATGTTGTTGAGGCGATACCAACCCTTAAAGCTATTTTCAAAAAATGTAATACGGATGGAAAGATTGCGGTATTAGGAGCTATTTCCGAGTTAGGAAGTGTTGATGATATTGATTTCTTAAAAAATGTGGCAAAAAAAGAAAATAACTTTTCCGTCTCTAGTAAGGCTTTAGCGGCAATTAATACCATTTCTCCAGAGACCGTTATGCCATCTGAGGGGTTGGAAAAGCCCAAAGCCTATATAGCAGAAACAGAGGAAAGTGATGCTTTAGAACATATTGATGCAGAAAATCCATTGTCCGTTATTCCCGAGGATGAGATAGTGATACTCCCCGTTGCCGAAAAGAATCAAGAGGAAGAGAGAGGTCAAGAAGAGTTACCTGAAGTAGATACTGTAATTACGGATAGTACAATTGATCAAACAGCGATAGATTCCATTGAAATTTGTCCCCCAGATACAAAGGAGGATTCTGAGGTTCATGAAGTTAGTTTTAAGGAGCTTATGGTGCCTGAGGAAAAGTACAGACCAAATAAGAATGAAGACCCAATAGAGTTTGTTCAAATAACTGAGATATTAGTGGTAGACCCAGTTATTGTGACTGGTTTTTTATCAAAAACAGAAAACATACAAATTGAAAATTTTTCAGACCCTTCATTACAACTAGACTTTTTACCTGTTGTAATTGACAATCCAGTATACCCTAACCAACCAACTATAAAATACCGACCCATGGCCGATTCAGAAAACAACAATCTTGATGTTAGATGTATTGAAGTTGAATATGAAGAAGTGGCTTCAGATACTCAACCGGAAGGCTTACCGAAGCAATCTATTTTTGATATTGCTAAAATTGATTTCCTCCCAATAGTAATTGATGACCAAGAATTAAAGTTTGATGAAGTTGATACTAAAAAAGACGTAAATAGTAAAGATACCTCAGCGGACAAAGATTATGAAGAGTTACAAGAACTAATAGATGAAGTTAACGAGCTCAATTTCTTGCCTATTGTAATGGATAGTGAAGTAGTGGAAGAACAAGATTTATCAGAAGTAAGCTTAGAAGGAGGGATGTCTGAAAGCGCAAATAGCCTAGATGGTTTTACTCTATCGGATTTTGAAATCGATTTTGAAAATGCTGAAGAAGTATTGCCTTTACAAAATGAGGAAATGTGTGGAGAAACCGTCAATTCTGATTTCCCTGAACCAGAGGTAAACGAAGCAGAGGATGTTATGACTTGGTTAATGGGAGAGAATGAACTCAGGGATATTGAATTGGAATATGAAGTGGTTTCGTCCAAAGAATTATCCAACCCACTTTTAGATTTAATTCCTGAGCCTATCTACTACAACGAGCATGAAGCGTATATGATGGGGCTTTTAGATGATTTGGAAGAAATGGGTGATCATCGTGAAATTCCTTTGTTGCAGGAGCTTTTAGCAGAAGAAACCGAAAGTTTTGTAAAAGATCGTATCAATAGTCTTATTGAGCAATTTTCATATTTGGAAACTACTCTTAAAAAAGTTATAGGTAAACCACAGCAACAAGCAGATGAAGAATTGCCTGTATTTAGTGTGTTTGCTGATTTGTTCAAAAATATAGATACGGAGTCCAAGTTGATTCTTTTAAATGAAGTTGTTTCGGTAGGTGATGAAAAAGAAATCGATTTTTTAGATGGCCTGTTAGAAGACCCAAATCCTAAAATCAGAAAAAAGGCGCAAGAAGCATTAAAGTTGCTGGTTGAAAAAGTATCCAGAAAAACCGAGTTTGAAAAAGACCTGCTGCCCAGACCTCTAGAGGCACTTCCTATTGACTTATCCATTTTAGAACCATTTACAGTGTCTACATCCAAAAAGGCAACATACGTTCCTAAAAAGCATGGGAACAAGTATGATCGTGAAGAAGTGGTTGATTTTGATTTTGAACTGGACGATACTCAAGTTCTTGATAAAAAGTATGACCAAAAAACACTGAATATTGATGTAAAAGCTATTGATGTATCTCCTAACGAGGGCTCTTTTCTGAATACGATCATAGATTTTCCAAGAAAATTTATTGGTAAATTAAATGGATAG
- a CDS encoding YaiO family outer membrane beta-barrel protein — protein MSSQTTYLFLLCIFLSLWARGQDVVLNDVSFDEARDLAYEGDYRSANAMLAQLVKPDSKDTGARALLASTYSWNGEYDKARDEFNTIISSERNDRKVWIAAIKNELYARNNATAMGLANKALVYLKSDVEVERLKSIAEEDFKNNEYSEIGWFNSNDSVVPKEQVEVAVAKEKKPEAIDTLAAKTPVAEDVFKNRVAVRNSATIYDTRYDPMFYSSISYNRQTLAGTLIPRINYSNRLQTNGVQYDLDFYPKFSKRFYAYLNYGFSNASIYPKHKFGGDLYANLPGAIEFSAGGRYISYDNTNVSVITNSLGHYRGNYYFSLRSYITPMPDNLTRFSGNLLVRKYLKDAENYLGLNVGMGYSPELRQLTSGDELLAETLLYVESQRLSLEYQFTGKNNPNIYRANVGATRQELAFASGTFFYGVSAGITYEVKF, from the coding sequence ATGAGTAGCCAAACTACATATCTATTTCTGTTATGCATTTTCCTAAGCCTATGGGCTAGAGGTCAGGATGTTGTTCTTAACGATGTTAGTTTTGATGAAGCTCGTGACTTAGCTTATGAAGGTGATTATAGGTCTGCAAATGCGATGTTGGCCCAATTGGTGAAACCGGACTCCAAAGATACTGGTGCACGTGCTTTGTTGGCCAGTACGTATAGTTGGAACGGAGAATATGATAAGGCTAGAGATGAATTTAATACTATAATATCTTCAGAAAGGAACGATAGAAAAGTATGGATAGCCGCTATAAAAAATGAACTTTATGCTAGAAATAATGCTACAGCAATGGGCTTGGCAAATAAGGCTTTAGTGTATCTTAAAAGTGATGTTGAGGTAGAAAGACTTAAAAGTATTGCCGAAGAGGATTTTAAAAACAATGAATATTCAGAGATTGGTTGGTTCAATAGTAATGACTCGGTGGTTCCAAAAGAACAAGTTGAAGTTGCCGTTGCTAAAGAGAAAAAACCGGAAGCTATTGATACTCTGGCGGCGAAAACTCCGGTTGCAGAAGACGTTTTTAAAAATAGGGTAGCAGTAAGGAACTCCGCGACTATATATGATACCAGGTATGACCCAATGTTTTATTCCAGTATTTCATATAATAGACAGACCTTGGCAGGAACTCTTATTCCTAGAATAAATTATAGTAATCGTTTACAGACGAATGGGGTGCAGTATGATCTGGATTTTTATCCAAAATTCTCAAAACGGTTTTACGCTTATCTAAACTATGGTTTCTCAAACGCTTCAATTTACCCTAAACACAAGTTTGGTGGAGATTTGTATGCCAACCTTCCAGGTGCTATTGAATTCTCTGCAGGGGGTAGATATATCAGTTATGATAACACCAATGTATCCGTCATTACAAACTCGTTAGGGCATTATAGGGGGAACTATTATTTTTCTCTTCGTTCGTATATTACGCCAATGCCGGATAACCTTACCCGTTTTTCAGGTAACTTGTTGGTTCGTAAATATTTAAAAGATGCCGAGAATTATCTTGGATTAAATGTAGGCATGGGGTATTCGCCAGAATTGAGACAATTGACTTCGGGCGATGAGCTTTTGGCGGAAACTCTTTTATACGTAGAATCACAACGTTTAAGTCTGGAGTATCAATTTACAGGTAAGAACAATCCAAATATTTATAGAGCTAACGTGGGTGCTACCAGACAGGAATTGGCATTTGCTTCAGGTACTTTCTTTTACGGAGTTTCAGCAGGAATCACTTATGAGGTAAAATTCTAA
- a CDS encoding sulfatase-like hydrolase/transferase, translated as MNTSTIDRYSLKHYTRLMISFFGSLLVLTIYQYTTLYFKGVVDIIFGTSFFIAVVHQIGFTSLIGVILAFPFNFWENLRPRYGFNLVFVLLLILLIVEAMLISYFCTALVPLGSDLLGYSFNDIKMTIANSGGISWVLPMGFVIIVAMFFGFYKVSSKHYHHISRMYPFTIILFSMFIATLFIEGKPINHNKTQYLAINLYDTSTEDTSYDSDVEFPLIKTQPIQNVLGEYFELKDQKPNIVFIMVEGLGRDFVGEGAEYGGFTPFLDSLTTKSLYWENCLSNTGRTFGVLPSLLGSLPFGKSGFMELEKYPNKLTLFSILKNNGYHTSFYQGTNSSFDNVDRFLTSENVDFVLDKSGFGNKYQMQAEDAAGASWGYPDKELFKKSMNLPRTAEQPRMEVYMTISTHEPFIPPKQDYYEAEVAKLVSTGDYNGKVEKVIEKNDNVFATLLYTDDALKYALEEYRKQPNYDNTIFIITGDHRLIPIPQRNNLSRFHVPLIMYSPLLKKTKKMSAVNSHFDVTPTLLALMEAKYELKMPKKVAWMGSSLDMSEDFRSVKNIPLMRNKNELKEFVDAEKLYSDGSIYSLDENMDLGSSFSSSNSEKKLQAFKSMNAYVTNNDKIIPDSLAIFSVKKEKFTDSEIVWINSVYNGQNFDKVYMIARELAFEREYEKSLLLSRYILSEAPSHIDTKVLMGRVNVWMGNYDESIKILKACIKMNPNYIDSYSALFDVYFWSERSKEGLELVKLVQENSSSAHEIKDKIDRAKRQAQKKRIAASIEKIRNSNTETAINTFEIE; from the coding sequence ATGAATACAAGTACAATAGATAGGTACTCTTTAAAGCACTACACGAGATTGATGATATCTTTCTTTGGTAGTCTTTTGGTGCTTACTATATACCAATACACCACCTTGTATTTTAAAGGCGTTGTAGATATTATTTTTGGAACCAGCTTCTTTATTGCCGTAGTCCACCAAATAGGGTTTACCTCTTTGATAGGGGTGATTTTAGCGTTTCCCTTCAATTTTTGGGAAAACCTGAGACCACGTTATGGCTTCAACTTGGTGTTTGTGTTGCTTCTGATCCTATTGATTGTTGAGGCTATGCTTATTAGTTATTTCTGTACGGCTTTGGTGCCTTTAGGTTCGGATTTATTGGGCTACAGTTTTAATGATATTAAAATGACAATTGCCAATTCTGGCGGTATCTCCTGGGTGTTGCCTATGGGGTTTGTGATTATTGTGGCTATGTTCTTTGGGTTTTATAAAGTTTCCTCAAAACATTACCATCACATTAGTAGAATGTACCCGTTTACCATCATCTTGTTTAGCATGTTCATTGCCACGCTTTTTATTGAGGGAAAACCCATTAATCACAATAAAACGCAATACTTGGCAATAAACCTTTATGATACCTCTACGGAGGATACTTCGTATGATTCAGATGTTGAGTTTCCTTTAATTAAAACACAACCTATTCAGAATGTTTTAGGGGAATATTTTGAACTAAAAGACCAGAAACCCAATATCGTATTTATAATGGTGGAAGGCCTTGGGAGAGATTTTGTTGGAGAAGGAGCGGAGTATGGTGGTTTTACCCCTTTTTTAGATTCGCTTACGACTAAATCATTGTATTGGGAAAACTGTTTAAGTAATACCGGGCGTACTTTTGGTGTGCTTCCATCTTTGTTAGGATCATTGCCTTTTGGTAAAAGTGGATTTATGGAGTTGGAAAAATATCCTAACAAACTCACTTTGTTCAGTATTTTAAAGAATAACGGTTATCACACCTCTTTTTATCAAGGTACCAATAGCTCTTTTGATAATGTAGATCGATTTCTAACTAGTGAAAATGTAGATTTTGTTTTGGATAAATCGGGCTTTGGTAACAAATACCAGATGCAGGCCGAAGATGCTGCAGGGGCTTCGTGGGGCTATCCGGACAAGGAACTTTTTAAAAAGAGCATGAATTTGCCTCGTACAGCAGAACAGCCACGTATGGAGGTTTATATGACCATAAGCACGCATGAACCGTTTATTCCGCCTAAACAGGATTATTATGAGGCTGAGGTAGCCAAATTAGTGTCCACGGGGGATTATAATGGAAAGGTGGAGAAGGTTATTGAGAAAAATGATAATGTGTTTGCTACGTTGTTATATACTGATGATGCCTTAAAATATGCACTTGAAGAATACCGAAAACAGCCCAACTATGACAACACCATATTTATCATCACCGGAGACCACAGGTTGATTCCCATACCACAGCGTAATAACCTTAGCCGTTTTCATGTGCCGCTTATTATGTATAGTCCGCTTTTAAAGAAAACTAAAAAAATGAGTGCGGTCAATTCTCATTTTGATGTTACGCCAACTTTATTGGCACTCATGGAAGCTAAGTATGAGTTGAAAATGCCTAAAAAAGTAGCTTGGATGGGCAGTTCGTTGGATATGTCCGAAGATTTTCGCTCTGTCAAGAACATTCCGCTAATGCGCAATAAAAATGAGCTAAAAGAATTTGTGGACGCAGAGAAACTTTATTCTGATGGATCTATTTACTCTTTGGACGAGAATATGGATTTAGGATCCTCTTTTAGCAGCTCCAATAGTGAGAAAAAGTTGCAAGCTTTTAAATCTATGAATGCTTACGTGACAAATAATGACAAAATAATTCCGGATAGTTTGGCCATATTTTCGGTGAAAAAAGAAAAATTCACAGACTCGGAAATTGTATGGATAAACAGTGTTTACAACGGTCAGAATTTTGATAAGGTTTATATGATCGCACGGGAACTGGCCTTTGAGCGCGAATATGAAAAATCACTTTTACTTAGTCGTTATATTCTTTCGGAAGCTCCAAGTCATATAGATACCAAGGTTTTAATGGGTAGAGTCAATGTGTGGATGGGCAACTATGATGAGTCCATTAAAATATTAAAGGCGTGCATTAAAATGAATCCTAATTATATAGATTCATATTCCGCTTTATTTGATGTTTATTTTTGGTCGGAACGTTCTAAAGAAGGCTTGGAGTTAGTAAAGTTGGTTCAGGAGAATAGTTCAAGTGCCCATGAAATTAAGGACAAAATAGATAGGGCCAAGAGGCAGGCACAAAAGAAGAGAATTGCTGCATCCATAGAAAAAATTAGAAATTCCAATACGGAGACCGCCATAAATACGTTTGAAATAGAATGA
- a CDS encoding glycosyltransferase family 2 protein — MDSTFFNILLDYINIVFLMFTVILFTLFTIMGYLSTRNSIHYRKKNSFGSLSKVMASPLSPSITIIAPAYNEGLTIVENIRSLMSLRYVNYEVMVVNDGSKDDTLQKMIDAYDLVKIEQQIDPNWKNKPIRGIYKSPHRAFSKLTVIDKENGGKSDALNTGMALSTNRYVGCIDVDCLLLPDALLHVVKSFYQRSEKRVIAVGGVIRVANSCVIEGGQLEEIRLPKNWLARFQLLEYTRSFILGRMAWGSIDSLLIISGAFGFFDREIALAVGGYDTGTVGEDMEIVFKMRRYMHDRKEPYTIEYIPDPLCWTEVPEDLKILVNQRDRWARGNLETLFKHKDMFFNSKYGRLGLLSYPYWFFYEWLAPLLEFFGFFTIILFTYLGILNWDFFIAITAMVYLFSIMFSFYAILWDVYSYNEYKKTKDILTLMLCAIIEPIFFHPIVVWSAVRGNYKKLFKIKSGWGSQVRKGFAKAT; from the coding sequence ATGGATAGTACCTTTTTTAATATCCTTTTAGATTACATAAACATCGTTTTTTTGATGTTTACGGTTATTCTATTCACTTTGTTTACCATTATGGGGTATCTGTCTACCCGTAATTCTATACATTACCGAAAGAAAAATAGTTTTGGTAGCCTTTCAAAAGTAATGGCTTCACCTTTATCTCCCAGTATTACCATTATAGCACCCGCTTACAATGAGGGTTTGACCATTGTAGAGAACATTCGCTCACTCATGTCACTCCGTTACGTAAATTATGAAGTAATGGTGGTTAACGACGGTAGTAAGGATGATACGCTTCAAAAGATGATAGATGCGTATGATCTGGTTAAAATTGAACAACAGATAGACCCTAATTGGAAAAACAAACCTATTCGTGGTATTTACAAATCTCCCCATAGGGCATTTTCCAAGCTCACGGTCATAGATAAAGAAAATGGAGGAAAATCCGATGCCTTAAATACAGGAATGGCACTATCTACAAACCGTTATGTGGGGTGTATAGATGTTGATTGCCTTCTCTTGCCAGATGCATTGTTGCATGTTGTAAAATCATTTTACCAACGTTCCGAAAAGCGGGTAATAGCGGTAGGCGGAGTGATTCGTGTAGCTAACTCCTGCGTGATAGAAGGGGGACAATTAGAAGAAATTCGTTTACCTAAAAACTGGTTGGCAAGGTTTCAACTTTTAGAATATACCCGATCTTTTATTTTAGGAAGAATGGCCTGGGGAAGTATAGACAGCCTTTTGATTATTTCGGGAGCTTTTGGTTTTTTTGATCGGGAAATTGCATTGGCCGTTGGTGGGTATGATACAGGCACCGTAGGCGAGGACATGGAAATTGTCTTTAAGATGAGAAGGTATATGCATGACCGTAAAGAACCATATACCATTGAATACATTCCTGATCCACTGTGTTGGACGGAAGTTCCCGAGGATTTAAAAATTCTGGTGAACCAAAGAGATAGATGGGCTAGGGGCAACCTGGAAACTTTGTTCAAGCACAAGGACATGTTCTTTAATTCCAAGTATGGACGTCTGGGCTTATTAAGTTATCCTTATTGGTTTTTTTACGAATGGTTGGCTCCGTTATTGGAGTTTTTCGGCTTCTTTACCATTATTCTTTTTACATATTTGGGAATTTTAAATTGGGACTTTTTTATTGCCATTACCGCAATGGTGTATTTATTCTCCATCATGTTTTCGTTTTATGCCATTCTATGGGATGTATATAGTTACAATGAGTACAAAAAAACAAAGGACATTTTAACGCTTATGCTTTGCGCTATTATAGAGCCCATATTTTTTCACCCTATCGTAGTATGGTCTGCGGTAAGGGGAAATTATAAGAAATTATTTAAAATAAAATCGGGTTGGGGATCTCAGGTAAGAAAAGGCTTTGCTAAAGCCACATAA
- a CDS encoding response regulator — protein MTKKRLLLAEDDELLAALLNFRLKKGGYDVNHRTNGKEVKEYLSDNMPDIIVSDIMMPYFSGMELIAYVRKELNSQVPIIIISSAGNEENVLNAFELGANDFISKPVSPSELLVRVARELNKT, from the coding sequence ATGACCAAAAAGAGATTGTTGTTAGCCGAGGACGATGAACTATTGGCGGCCCTGTTGAACTTTAGATTAAAGAAAGGCGGGTACGATGTTAATCATAGAACCAACGGTAAAGAGGTAAAGGAGTATCTATCTGACAATATGCCCGATATTATTGTAAGCGATATTATGATGCCCTATTTCTCCGGTATGGAGCTTATTGCTTATGTACGTAAAGAACTGAATTCACAAGTACCTATTATCATTATATCATCTGCGGGTAACGAGGAGAATGTCTTAAATGCGTTTGAACTGGGCGCAAACGACTTTATATCAAAACCGGTGAGTCCTTCGGAACTTTTGGTGCGCGTTGCGCGAGAATTGAATAAAACTTAA
- a CDS encoding Hpt domain-containing protein, translating to MKTKNLLFQLTDLESHLNDFSAEKLTTDEAFHLKISFQHFKKNLLELVFLSKENTNTDKQEKVSKAKTGEFEKVYPELDLKTYEAIIAHHNSYGNVLKELQIDKAMDKKDIIILNGKTNTPKNTDVEIDLQLILDECMGEVSLLRELITLFIGNALEFMGAAKIHLQTQDFDQLDLAAHKIKAGLAMMRTDGLLDIVTQIQKGCKIDKDAKHLEFLCQCFNEEFPKVKTALDQAYVELTNN from the coding sequence TTGAAAACGAAAAACCTACTTTTCCAATTAACGGATTTAGAGTCGCACCTAAATGATTTTTCAGCTGAAAAATTAACTACAGATGAGGCTTTTCACCTTAAAATTTCTTTCCAGCATTTTAAAAAGAACCTTTTAGAATTGGTCTTCCTGTCCAAGGAAAATACTAATACGGATAAGCAAGAGAAAGTATCAAAAGCCAAGACCGGTGAGTTTGAAAAGGTTTATCCTGAATTAGACTTAAAGACATACGAAGCCATAATAGCACATCACAACTCGTATGGAAATGTTCTAAAGGAACTCCAAATAGATAAAGCCATGGATAAAAAAGATATTATAATTCTGAACGGAAAAACCAACACACCTAAGAATACAGATGTTGAGATTGATCTCCAACTTATTTTAGATGAATGTATGGGAGAGGTTAGCCTTTTACGTGAGTTAATAACTTTATTTATTGGTAATGCACTAGAATTTATGGGTGCAGCTAAGATTCATCTTCAGACCCAAGATTTTGACCAGTTAGATTTAGCCGCCCATAAAATAAAGGCTGGTCTGGCTATGATGCGTACAGATGGACTTCTTGATATTGTAACACAGATTCAAAAGGGGTGCAAAATAGACAAGGACGCAAAACACCTAGAGTTTCTTTGTCAGTGTTTTAATGAAGAATTCCCTAAAGTGAAAACAGCATTAGATCAGGCTTATGTAGAGCTCACGAATAACTAA